Within the Catalinimonas niigatensis genome, the region AAATTTGTTTTTCCTTATACCTGTAGCCCCTGATTTAAAAGACAATGAAGAGATAAGAGAGAAATATTACCATATTGTAATGGATCGCCTGGAAAAACTCATTGGGCAAAGTGTGAGAGATGCGGTGATTTACAAAAGAACTTATGCACACAATGACTTTGTTGAAGATTATAATGCTTTCAAAGGCAATGCATACGGATTAGCCAATACCCTAATGCAAACTGCCATACTTAAGCCAAACTTAAAAAGTAAGAAAGTAAATAACTTATACTATACCGGTCAGTTAACTGTGCCAGGACCGGGAGTACCTCCTTCACTTATTTCTGGAAAGGTGGTAGCTGAAGAAATAGCCAAAGAATTTTGTTAATGACTTAATTACGTAAACCTTCTGCTCAATTGTATGAAGCTTTTTGACCTTACTACTTTCAAATGCAGTAAAATTATTACTGAGCATTACAGCACTTCTTTTACGCTTGGGATCAAAACGCTGCATAAGCGATTTCATTATCCTATATATGCTGTATATGGATTCGTAAGGTATGCGGATGAGATTGTTGATACCTTTCACGATCATGATAAAAAAGCTTTACTCAGTAGCTTTAAAGAAGAAACGTTCAAAGCTATTAAAGAAAAGATAAGCTTGAATCCCATTATTCATGCTTTTCAACTGGTGGTAAATGAGTATAAAATTGAGCACGAGCTCATAGAAGCTTTTTTGAGGAGCATGAAGATGGATCTTTATATGCATACCTATAATGATAACTGTTACGAAGAATACATCTATGGCTCTGCTGAAGTGGTAGGATTGATGTGCCTGCGCATCTTTTGCGAAGGTGATGAAAAACAATATGCATATCTCAAAGAACCGGCGCGACGCTTGGGTGCGGCTTTTCAGAAGGTAAACTTTTTGAGAGATATTAAGTCTGACTATGTAGAAAGAGGTAGAGTATATTTTCCGGGGGTTGACTTTAGTACATTTTCTTCTCAGGCAAAATGTGAGATTGAAAATGAGATACAGGAAGATTTTGATGCGGCTTATCAAGGGATTCTCAAACTTCCGGCCGGTGCTAAACTAGGAGTGTATCTGGCTTACATCTATTATCTAAATCTTTTTAAGAAAATAAAAAAATGTTCGGCAGACAGAATTGCTGAACAAAGGATCAGGATTCCGGACAATCAGAAACTGGCGCTTTTAGTTAGCACATATTTTCGGGCACGCTTCAACTATTTGTAAAAATTCAGAAGCTTTTTAATTTTCTCTAATTAACCATTTCAAGATTATGTTATGTCTAAAGGTAGATATCGATAATAATTCCGGGTTTTGCTTTGGTGTAGTATACGCTATCGAGATGGCCGAAGATATTTTAGATGAACAACAGCATCTTTATTGTTTGGGTGATATCGTACATAATGACGAGGAAGTGCGCCGCCTGGAAAAGAAAGGACTTAAAATTATTAACCACGATGATCTGAAAAACCTGCGAAATGAAAAGGTACTGATCAGGGCGCATGGAGAGCCTCCATCTACTTATCGTAGAGCCCTGGAAAATAATCTTGAACTTATTGATGCCTCATGTCCGGTAGTACTCAAGTTGCAGAACCGGATTAAAAATTCTTACGATAAAGAAGAGACAATATACATCTATGGAAAACATGGTCATGCTGAAGTAGAAGGCCTAATGGGTCAAACGAACCAAAATGCCATCGTTTTTCAGGATATCAGTGAGTTGGATACTACTCAACTCCCCAAAAGTATTACTTTATACAGCCAAACAACCAAGAGTACTGATAAATTTTATGAAATTACCAATATTCTTCGTAATGCTGGGATTGAGGTAAATGCCAATGATACAATTTGCAGACAAGTTTCAAATCGGGACAAGGAACTTAGAGACTTTGCCAGTAAATACGACATTATCTTATTTGTTTCCGGCACCAAATCATCGAACGGAAAAGTGCTGTATGGTGTATGTAAAGATAGAAACCCAAATACTTACTTTATTTCCAGTGAAAAAGAAATAAATCCTGATTGGTTTGCTACAGGGAATACAGTAGGCATATGTGGAGCTACTTCAACGCCTATGTGGCTTATGGAGAATGTCAAAGTCAAGTTGTTAAGTTTATAAAATATATGCCCTGGTATCGTGAAAAAGGTGTTCTCATCGCATTAACCATCATATTGTTGTGGTTTGCAAGTTTATTTTGCCTTCTTCATTTTTATCAGGTCAACTGGCTCAGCCCTCTCACTTATATTTTTATGCTGATTCAAACTCACCTTTATACGGGTTTATTTATCACTGCCCATGATGCCATGCACGGTGCTGTCTCATCCAGAAAAACAACCAACACCATGATAGGTAAAACGGCAGCGGCACTTTTTGCTTATAATTCTTACAAAAAGCTTTTTCCAAAACACCATCTCCATCATCGTTTTGTTGCCACAGATCAAGATCCTGATTATCATCATGGCAATTTTGTTAGTTGGTATGTCAGGTTTGCCCTTGAGTATGTAAGTATCTGGCAGATACTGCTCATGGCAGGAACTTATGAACTGCTGCTGCTGGCTTTCCCCAAACCCAATGTCATACTGTTTTACATTATTCCTTCTCTACTGGCTACGCTACAGCTATTTTTTTTCGGCACATATCTTCCCCATCGTGGTGAAAACAATAATAAACACCGCTCTTCTACACAGTCAAAAAATCACCTCTGGGCCTTCCTAAGCTGTTATTTTTTTGGATATCACTATGAGCATCACAATACTCCAAGAGTGCCCTGGTGGCAATTGTATAAAGAAAAAGAAAAGATGATCAATAATTGACACCTTCTTTATTTGCATATTTTTCTTTTTCTCTTCTTCTTCTCTCTCTGTATTTTGGTTTGGATACATACATTAATGCTGCACCGGCTCCCAACAGAAAGCTAGCCAGAATAGCAGGCCAGGTCTGACTCAAAAAGGGTACATCTGCTTCTCTTCCAGTGATAAAAAACACATCAAAAATCATAAAGACTAATGCTAATCCACCAATGATCAAAAATATTATTCCTGTAAGTTTCATAAGTTTAAAAAAGTTGATGTACTTAATTAACAGTATAATAAAGAGAGAGTTTGAGAATTATCCCCTGAGATTCTAAAAGTCGCTTTTACCCATCATCTTATTTAATAAGCCCTTACGATCAGAGTGATATAGATTTTCATGAAAAATGTTGAGCTGCTGTAGCAGTTGTAAAAGATCATATTTTTGTTCTTCCTCCAAATCTCCCATCAGCAACACAGATAATTGTTTCATCTGTTGGTCTGCTTCCTGAAGGACTTTTTTTCCCTTTAAGGTAGTCGCCACTCTTCTGGACCGCTTGTCTTCACTATCCACCGATTCTTTCAGAAATCCTGACCTGATTAGTCTTTTGATCATTTCAAAACAGGTAGTATTTTCCAGTAAGCTGTATCTTACCAAGTCTGATTTTCTTGCGCTTTTAAGCAGTTCTACGGATTTGAGTAAGCCATACTCCTCTAACGAATGAATACTCAGGTTTTGAAGTGCTTTTTTGGACCATAGATGGGTATACCGGATAAGTCTTCCCCATAGCATTGAAATCTGATCATCTGTAGAATATTCGCTCAGAAT harbors:
- a CDS encoding phytoene/squalene synthase family protein encodes the protein MKLFDLTTFKCSKIITEHYSTSFTLGIKTLHKRFHYPIYAVYGFVRYADEIVDTFHDHDKKALLSSFKEETFKAIKEKISLNPIIHAFQLVVNEYKIEHELIEAFLRSMKMDLYMHTYNDNCYEEYIYGSAEVVGLMCLRIFCEGDEKQYAYLKEPARRLGAAFQKVNFLRDIKSDYVERGRVYFPGVDFSTFSSQAKCEIENEIQEDFDAAYQGILKLPAGAKLGVYLAYIYYLNLFKKIKKCSADRIAEQRIRIPDNQKLALLVSTYFRARFNYL
- a CDS encoding 4-hydroxy-3-methylbut-2-enyl diphosphate reductase yields the protein MLCLKVDIDNNSGFCFGVVYAIEMAEDILDEQQHLYCLGDIVHNDEEVRRLEKKGLKIINHDDLKNLRNEKVLIRAHGEPPSTYRRALENNLELIDASCPVVLKLQNRIKNSYDKEETIYIYGKHGHAEVEGLMGQTNQNAIVFQDISELDTTQLPKSITLYSQTTKSTDKFYEITNILRNAGIEVNANDTICRQVSNRDKELRDFASKYDIILFVSGTKSSNGKVLYGVCKDRNPNTYFISSEKEINPDWFATGNTVGICGATSTPMWLMENVKVKLLSL
- a CDS encoding fatty acid desaturase, which translates into the protein MPWYREKGVLIALTIILLWFASLFCLLHFYQVNWLSPLTYIFMLIQTHLYTGLFITAHDAMHGAVSSRKTTNTMIGKTAAALFAYNSYKKLFPKHHLHHRFVATDQDPDYHHGNFVSWYVRFALEYVSIWQILLMAGTYELLLLAFPKPNVILFYIIPSLLATLQLFFFGTYLPHRGENNNKHRSSTQSKNHLWAFLSCYFFGYHYEHHNTPRVPWWQLYKEKEKMINN
- a CDS encoding MarR family winged helix-turn-helix transcriptional regulator, with translation MGKETEKILQLLNHWQRYIKDNPPELSAFAQWLLDKKPDVPENEITKINHDSPSRHYILSEYSTDDQISMLWGRLIRYTHLWSKKALQNLSIHSLEEYGLLKSVELLKSARKSDLVRYSLLENTTCFEMIKRLIRSGFLKESVDSEDKRSRRVATTLKGKKVLQEADQQMKQLSVLLMGDLEEEQKYDLLQLLQQLNIFHENLYHSDRKGLLNKMMGKSDF